The proteins below are encoded in one region of Salmo salar chromosome ssa02, Ssal_v3.1, whole genome shotgun sequence:
- the LOC106580258 gene encoding DENN domain-containing protein 4B isoform X2 — MTEEKCPQLVDYFVVAGLAPGGSAPLDEEGQQRGCRVVEPVTDLAVIARGLGEEVPEGFTCIEKTQGGHPAELSAGLINNPHMYLCYRRGHDKPPILDLGVLYEGKEVVKQGWYVIETTPYSRSASLSSGGPATHRTFLTYRRAPESQALHTLGVTDISLLLPSKGEVAPHTFCRVEKNLNTGIWGPALYLCYKRAVAKANALVYEAGLISRYPEADVESFPLPESVPMFCLPMGVTVESWPLNTKYQLPVFSTFVLTSACGDKVYGAAIQFYEAFPRECLSERQSVRLGLVSVVDRRPITNRTLQVKKSVCVLSHWPFFTVFQKFLTFVYRYSISGPHVLPLEKHISSFMHNVPFPSPQRPRILVQLSPYDNLLLCQPVSSPLLLSGASFVKLLQNLGPENACVLLLAVLTEHKLLLHSLRPDVLTSVSEALVSMTFPLRWHCPYIPLCPLRLADVLCAPMPFIVGVHSSYFDLYDPPTDVVCVDLDTNTIFQAEDKKPLSWRSLPRKQGKMLVNTLTNLMKTLEKIYTTGQEEATLEFLLTDYDLIYGRQKQLELEIQEAFLRFMSCLLRGYRAYLLPITQAPSDRTTDCSSLFNLQGFLKSRERTHQKFYTQLTRTQMFTQFIEECSFVSDRHACLEFFDECVQKSDVEKPEEVRLIDLDEAHSGEHTVFIMPPEEPQEPDGSECPTHYSYETFPVLCMDLFDRPQDQLRVPTKGSAPSSPAPRRTKQEIKLAQKRAQIYSAVPDMWSKCLLGHCYGLWFIYLPTFVRAESAKVRALQTAYEVLKHMETRKMVLPDEVCYRILMQLCGQYGQPVLAVRVLLEMKKAGITPNTITYAYYNKAVLESKWPSTNQGGRLRWAKLRNVLMAVAQFRQPIKQRQKSGSVGTRTDTMDSNQRSRPQSNLIRQSSWSGLSESSSHESLTGSMVKSNSLNSMRGSTDKSKLSMKAVLRNAGANGCSDPASRKPPVGPRDTSTPSPFPPGGVLVRRDQVCLSTFYKDCAETAVSEPDCSCQPGDRDGRPPGPRDTVSRKAVDENYNNVSPPSRGSLAGKLQQLLTPTRHRVSGRRAASVGARRSGGENGPVRMVSEQRPSRKAQVAESLLKAKERLYTATSESSLSVGSDVDLPDTTNLAFPLRKSWDTNQEGAGLEVLMSSCSLCRSCNSLVYDEEIMAGWTSDDSNLNSSCPFCSTTFVPLLNAEICDLGPVSSAHHSLERTNWNMEEEVESAAKSPGDQEVILGHNGVSEDSSSETSSYSESSSATMGSSVGGSPQVTVAYLSPLVLRKELESLLENEGEAVLAQGQLLDSHSIIFWNMVWYFHRLGLPSNLLQLVRSSPLANQLAQTSENSAVRVRLLWDTLTPDTDHWPPLYILWRIHSGVPMRNHSWRRHNHPFTLAFLEEVLRWVGMNEVHKGITLFLETIAKQPGTPKIQRSLYREMLFLTLAAMGRDHVAAFDKKYKAAYQRLSGSLGREELRRKRAQPPSPKAVDCRRSFLLPLEC; from the exons ATGACGGAGGAGAAATGTCCCCAGCTAGTGGACTACTTTGTGGTGGCAGGGCTGGCTCCGGGGGGCTCGGCCCCACTGGACGAAGAGGGCCAGCAGAGAGGGTGCCGGGTGGTGGAGCCAGTCACAGACCTGGCGGTGATCGCCCGGGGCTTGGGGGAAGAGGTGCCCGAGGGCTTCACCTGCATCGAGAAGACCCAGGGGGGCCACCCGGCCGAGCTGAGCGCCGGACTCATCAACAACCCCCACATGTACCTGTGTTACCGCCGTGGGCATGACAAGCCACCCATCCTCGACCTCGG GGTGCTGTACGAGGGCAAAGAGGTGGTGAAGCAGGGCTGGTATGTGATCGAGACCACCCCCTACAGCCGCTCAGCCAGCCTGAGCTCCGGGGGGCCCGCCACCCACCGCACCTTCCTGACCTACCGCCGGGCCCCAGAGTCCCAGGCCCTCCACACCCTGGGGGTCACAGACATCTCCCTCCTGCTGCCCAGCAAGGGGGAGGTGGCACCCCACACCTTCTGCCGGGTGGAGAAGAACCTCAACACTGGCATA TGGGGTCCAGCCTTATACCTGTGCTACAAGAGAGCTGTAGCCAAAGCCAACGCCCTAGTCTATGAAGCAG GTCTGATCAGTCGGTATCCGGAAGCGGACGTGGAGTCGTTCCCCCTGCCAGAGTCTGTGCCTATGTTCTGTCTGCCCATGGGTGTGACGGTGGAGAGCTGGCCCCTCAACACCAAGTACCAGCTCCCTGTCTTCTCTACCTTCGTCCTCACCAGTGCCTGTGGCGACAAG GTTTACGGTGCTGCCATCCAGTTCTACGAGGCGTTCCCACGGGAGTGCCTCTCGGAGCGGCAGAGCGTCCGTCTGGGCCTGGTGAGCGTGGTGGACCGGCGGCCTATCACCAACCGcaccctgcaggtgaagaagagcGTGTGTGTTCTCTCCCACTGGCCCTTTTTCACCGTCTTCCAGAAGTTCCTCACCTTCGTCTACCGATACTCCATCTCCGGACCCCACGTGCTGCCCCTCGAGAA GCACATCTCCAGCTTCATGCACAACGTCCCGTTCCCCTCCCCTCAGCGGCCTCGCATCCTAGTGCAG CTCTCCCCCTATGACAACCTTCTACTCTGTcagcctgtctcctcccccttACTGCTCAG TGGTGCCAGCTTTGTGAAGCTGCTGCAGAACCTGGGCCCTGAGAACGCCTGTGTCCTGCTACTGGCTGTGCTGACGGAGCACAAACTTCTGCTCCACTCCCTCCGCCCCGACGTTCTCACCTCCGTCAGCGAGGCCCTGGTGTct ATGACGTTCCCTCTGCGTTGGCACTGCCCGTACATCCCCCTGTGCCCGCTGCGGCTGGCAGACGTACTGTGTGCCCCCATGCCCTTCATCGTGGGTGTCCACTCCAGCTACTTTGACCTCTATGACCCCCCTACTGACGTTGTGTGTGTTGACCTGGACACCAACACCATCTTTCA AGCAGAGGACAAGAAGCCGTTGTCATGGCGATCGCTACCAAGGAAGCAAGGCAAGATGCTGGTGAATACCCTCACCAACTTGATGAAGACTCTGGAGAAAA TCTACACCACTGGCCAAGAGGAGGCCACCCTGGAGTTCCTGCTGACGGACTATGACCTGATCTATGGGCGTCAGAAGCAGCTGGAGTTGGAGATCCAGGAGGCCTTCCTGCGCTTCATGAGCTGCTTGCTTAGGGGCTACCGCGCCTACCTGCTGCCCATCACCCAGGCCCCCTCCGACAGGACCACCGACTGCAGCTCCCTCTTCAACCTGCAGG GCTTCCTGAAGTCCCGTGAACGCACCCACCAGAAGTTCTACACCCAGCTGACCAGGACCCAGATGTTCACTCAGTTCATCGAGGAGTGCTCCTTCGTCAGTGATCGCCATGCCTGTCTCGAGTTCTTCGACGAGTGTGTCCAGAAG TCGGATGTGGAGAAGCCTGAGGAGGTGCGTCTGATAGACCTGGACGAGGCCCACAGTGGGGAGCACACGGTCTTCATCATGCCCCCAGAGGAACCCCAGGAGCCAGACGGTTCAGAGTGCCCCACTCACTACAG CTATGAGACATTCCCTGTGCTCTGCATGGATCTTTTTGACCGGCCTCAGGACCAGCTACGTGTCCCTACCAAGGGGAGTGCTCCCAGCAGCCCTGCCCCGCGACGGACTAAACAG GAGATTAAGCTGGCACAGAAGCGGGCACAGATATACTCGGCAGTGCCCGACATGTGGTCCAAATGCCTGCTGGGCCACTGCTATGGGCTGTGGTTCATCTACTTGCCCACCTTTGTGCGGGCAGAGAGTGCCAAGGTGCGTGCCTTGCAAACGGCATATGAGGTGCTCAAGCACATGGAGACCAGGAAGATGGTACTACCAGATGAGGTGTGTTACAGGATCCTGATGCAGCTGTGTGGGCAGTACGGGCAGCCTGTGCTCGCTGTTAGGGTACTTCTGGAGATGAAGAAAGCTGGGATCACACCCAACACCATTACCTATGCATACTACAACAAG GCAGTGCTGGAGAGCAAGtggccctccaccaatcagggtgGCCGTCTGCGCTGGGCCAAGTTGCGTAACGTTCTGATGGCCGTGGCGCAGTTCAGACAGCCAATCAAACAGCGGCAGAAGAGTGGTTCAGTAGGCACGCGGACAG ATACAATGGACAGTAACCAACGGTCCCGCCCACAATCTAACCTGATTCGTCAGTCCAGCTGGAGCGGCCTGAGTGAAAGCTCCAGCCACGAATCGCTGACGGGGTCTATGGTGAAGAGCAACAGCCTGAACAGCATGAGAGGCTCAACAGACA AGTCTAAGCTCTCAATGAAGGCGGTGCTCCGGAACGCAGGTGCCAATGGCTGCAGCGATCCCGCCTCCCGTAAGCCCCCCGTGGGGCCACGAGACACCTCCACCCCTTCTCCCTTTCCCCCTGGTGGTGTCCTGGTGCGCCGCGACCAGGTGTGCCTGTCCACCTTCTACAAAGACTGTGCCGAGACGGCCGTCTCTGAGCCCGACTGCAGCTGCCAGCCTGGGGACAGAGACGGCAG GCCACCTGGGCCGAGAGACACTGTGAGCCGCAAGGCCGTGGACGAGAACTACAATAATGTGTCGCCACCGAGTCGGGGAAGCCTGGCAGGGAAACTGCAGCAGCTGCTCACACCTACTCGCCATCGAGTCTCGGGGCGGCGGGCCGCCAGTGTAGGCGCCCGGCGCTCGGGGGGTGAAAACGGGCCGGTGCGCATGGTGTCGGAACAGAGGCCGTCCCGAAAAGCCCAGGTGGCTGAGAGCCTGCTGAAGGCTAAGGAGAGGCTCTACACTGCTACCTCTGAG AGTTCTCTGTCGGTGGGGAGTGATGTCGACCTCCCTGACACCACCAATTTGGCCTTTCCTCTCCGCAAGTCCTGGGACACCAACCAAGAGGGAGCTGGACTAGAGGTGTTGATGTCGAGCTGCTCCCTGTGTCGGAGCTGTAACTCCCTGGTCTATGACGAGGAGATAATGGCCGGGTGGACGTCTGACGACTCCAACCTCAACTCTAGCTGTCCCTTCTGCTCGACCACCTTCGTCCCCCTTCTCAACGCTGAGATCTGTGACCTAGGACCCGTCAGCAG CGCTCACCACAGCCTGGAACGTACCAACtggaacatggaggaggaggtggagagcgcAGCCAAGTCCCCTGGTGACCAAGAGGTCATCCTGGGTCACAACGGTGTGAGTGAGGACTCCAGCTCTGAGACCAGCAGTTATTCTGAGAGCAGCAGCGCTACCATG GGTTCATCGGTGGGCGGGTCGCCCCAGGTGACGGTGGCCTACCTGAGCCCATTGGTGCTGCGCAAGGAGCTTGAGAGCCTGCTGGAGAACGAGGGTGAGGCGGTGCTGGCACAGGGCCAGCTCCTGGACAGCCACTCCATCATCTTCTGGAACATGGTTTGGTACTTCCATCGCCTGGGCCTGCCCAGCAATCTGCTGCAGCTGGTTCGCTCCTCACCGCTGGCCAACCAACTAGCACAG aCTTCAGAGAACTCAGCAGTGAGGGTGAGGCTGCTGTGGGACACACTGACCCCTGACACAGACCACTGGCCCCCCCTCTACATCCTGTGGAGGATACATA GTGGCGTACCCATGCGGAACCACAGCTGGCGGAGGCACAACCACCCCTTCACCCTGGCCTTCCTGGAGGAAGTGCTGCGCTGGGTCGGCATGAACGAGGTACACAAGGGAATCACTCTCTTCCTGGAAACCATTGCCAAGCAACCAGGCACGCCCAAGATACAAAG gagtctgtacagagagatgctCTTCCTCACGCTGGCTGCCATGGGTAGAGATCACGTTG CTGCGTTTGATAAGAAATACAAGGCTGCGTACCAACGGCTGAGTGGCTCCTTGGGTCGCGAGGAGCTCCGCAGGAAGCGAGCCCAGCCACCTAGCCCCAAGGCTGTGGACTGCAGACGGAGCTTCCTGCTGCCCCTCGAGTGCTGA
- the LOC106580258 gene encoding DENN domain-containing protein 4B isoform X1, whose protein sequence is MTEEKCPQLVDYFVVAGLAPGGSAPLDEEGQQRGCRVVEPVTDLAVIARGLGEEVPEGFTCIEKTQGGHPAELSAGLINNPHMYLCYRRGHDKPPILDLGVLYEGKEVVKQGWYVIETTPYSRSASLSSGGPATHRTFLTYRRAPESQALHTLGVTDISLLLPSKGEVAPHTFCRVEKNLNTGIWGPALYLCYKRAVAKANALVYEAGLISRYPEADVESFPLPESVPMFCLPMGVTVESWPLNTKYQLPVFSTFVLTSACGDKVYGAAIQFYEAFPRECLSERQSVRLGLVSVVDRRPITNRTLQVKKSVCVLSHWPFFTVFQKFLTFVYRYSISGPHVLPLEKHISSFMHNVPFPSPQRPRILVQLSPYDNLLLCQPVSSPLLLSGASFVKLLQNLGPENACVLLLAVLTEHKLLLHSLRPDVLTSVSEALVSMTFPLRWHCPYIPLCPLRLADVLCAPMPFIVGVHSSYFDLYDPPTDVVCVDLDTNTIFQAEDKKPLSWRSLPRKQGKMLVNTLTNLMKTLEKIYTTGQEEATLEFLLTDYDLIYGRQKQLELEIQEAFLRFMSCLLRGYRAYLLPITQAPSDRTTDCSSLFNLQGFLKSRERTHQKFYTQLTRTQMFTQFIEECSFVSDRHACLEFFDECVQKQSDVEKPEEVRLIDLDEAHSGEHTVFIMPPEEPQEPDGSECPTHYSYETFPVLCMDLFDRPQDQLRVPTKGSAPSSPAPRRTKQEIKLAQKRAQIYSAVPDMWSKCLLGHCYGLWFIYLPTFVRAESAKVRALQTAYEVLKHMETRKMVLPDEVCYRILMQLCGQYGQPVLAVRVLLEMKKAGITPNTITYAYYNKAVLESKWPSTNQGGRLRWAKLRNVLMAVAQFRQPIKQRQKSGSVGTRTDTMDSNQRSRPQSNLIRQSSWSGLSESSSHESLTGSMVKSNSLNSMRGSTDKSKLSMKAVLRNAGANGCSDPASRKPPVGPRDTSTPSPFPPGGVLVRRDQVCLSTFYKDCAETAVSEPDCSCQPGDRDGRPPGPRDTVSRKAVDENYNNVSPPSRGSLAGKLQQLLTPTRHRVSGRRAASVGARRSGGENGPVRMVSEQRPSRKAQVAESLLKAKERLYTATSESSLSVGSDVDLPDTTNLAFPLRKSWDTNQEGAGLEVLMSSCSLCRSCNSLVYDEEIMAGWTSDDSNLNSSCPFCSTTFVPLLNAEICDLGPVSSAHHSLERTNWNMEEEVESAAKSPGDQEVILGHNGVSEDSSSETSSYSESSSATMGSSVGGSPQVTVAYLSPLVLRKELESLLENEGEAVLAQGQLLDSHSIIFWNMVWYFHRLGLPSNLLQLVRSSPLANQLAQTSENSAVRVRLLWDTLTPDTDHWPPLYILWRIHSGVPMRNHSWRRHNHPFTLAFLEEVLRWVGMNEVHKGITLFLETIAKQPGTPKIQRSLYREMLFLTLAAMGRDHVAAFDKKYKAAYQRLSGSLGREELRRKRAQPPSPKAVDCRRSFLLPLEC, encoded by the exons ATGACGGAGGAGAAATGTCCCCAGCTAGTGGACTACTTTGTGGTGGCAGGGCTGGCTCCGGGGGGCTCGGCCCCACTGGACGAAGAGGGCCAGCAGAGAGGGTGCCGGGTGGTGGAGCCAGTCACAGACCTGGCGGTGATCGCCCGGGGCTTGGGGGAAGAGGTGCCCGAGGGCTTCACCTGCATCGAGAAGACCCAGGGGGGCCACCCGGCCGAGCTGAGCGCCGGACTCATCAACAACCCCCACATGTACCTGTGTTACCGCCGTGGGCATGACAAGCCACCCATCCTCGACCTCGG GGTGCTGTACGAGGGCAAAGAGGTGGTGAAGCAGGGCTGGTATGTGATCGAGACCACCCCCTACAGCCGCTCAGCCAGCCTGAGCTCCGGGGGGCCCGCCACCCACCGCACCTTCCTGACCTACCGCCGGGCCCCAGAGTCCCAGGCCCTCCACACCCTGGGGGTCACAGACATCTCCCTCCTGCTGCCCAGCAAGGGGGAGGTGGCACCCCACACCTTCTGCCGGGTGGAGAAGAACCTCAACACTGGCATA TGGGGTCCAGCCTTATACCTGTGCTACAAGAGAGCTGTAGCCAAAGCCAACGCCCTAGTCTATGAAGCAG GTCTGATCAGTCGGTATCCGGAAGCGGACGTGGAGTCGTTCCCCCTGCCAGAGTCTGTGCCTATGTTCTGTCTGCCCATGGGTGTGACGGTGGAGAGCTGGCCCCTCAACACCAAGTACCAGCTCCCTGTCTTCTCTACCTTCGTCCTCACCAGTGCCTGTGGCGACAAG GTTTACGGTGCTGCCATCCAGTTCTACGAGGCGTTCCCACGGGAGTGCCTCTCGGAGCGGCAGAGCGTCCGTCTGGGCCTGGTGAGCGTGGTGGACCGGCGGCCTATCACCAACCGcaccctgcaggtgaagaagagcGTGTGTGTTCTCTCCCACTGGCCCTTTTTCACCGTCTTCCAGAAGTTCCTCACCTTCGTCTACCGATACTCCATCTCCGGACCCCACGTGCTGCCCCTCGAGAA GCACATCTCCAGCTTCATGCACAACGTCCCGTTCCCCTCCCCTCAGCGGCCTCGCATCCTAGTGCAG CTCTCCCCCTATGACAACCTTCTACTCTGTcagcctgtctcctcccccttACTGCTCAG TGGTGCCAGCTTTGTGAAGCTGCTGCAGAACCTGGGCCCTGAGAACGCCTGTGTCCTGCTACTGGCTGTGCTGACGGAGCACAAACTTCTGCTCCACTCCCTCCGCCCCGACGTTCTCACCTCCGTCAGCGAGGCCCTGGTGTct ATGACGTTCCCTCTGCGTTGGCACTGCCCGTACATCCCCCTGTGCCCGCTGCGGCTGGCAGACGTACTGTGTGCCCCCATGCCCTTCATCGTGGGTGTCCACTCCAGCTACTTTGACCTCTATGACCCCCCTACTGACGTTGTGTGTGTTGACCTGGACACCAACACCATCTTTCA AGCAGAGGACAAGAAGCCGTTGTCATGGCGATCGCTACCAAGGAAGCAAGGCAAGATGCTGGTGAATACCCTCACCAACTTGATGAAGACTCTGGAGAAAA TCTACACCACTGGCCAAGAGGAGGCCACCCTGGAGTTCCTGCTGACGGACTATGACCTGATCTATGGGCGTCAGAAGCAGCTGGAGTTGGAGATCCAGGAGGCCTTCCTGCGCTTCATGAGCTGCTTGCTTAGGGGCTACCGCGCCTACCTGCTGCCCATCACCCAGGCCCCCTCCGACAGGACCACCGACTGCAGCTCCCTCTTCAACCTGCAGG GCTTCCTGAAGTCCCGTGAACGCACCCACCAGAAGTTCTACACCCAGCTGACCAGGACCCAGATGTTCACTCAGTTCATCGAGGAGTGCTCCTTCGTCAGTGATCGCCATGCCTGTCTCGAGTTCTTCGACGAGTGTGTCCAGAAG caGTCGGATGTGGAGAAGCCTGAGGAGGTGCGTCTGATAGACCTGGACGAGGCCCACAGTGGGGAGCACACGGTCTTCATCATGCCCCCAGAGGAACCCCAGGAGCCAGACGGTTCAGAGTGCCCCACTCACTACAG CTATGAGACATTCCCTGTGCTCTGCATGGATCTTTTTGACCGGCCTCAGGACCAGCTACGTGTCCCTACCAAGGGGAGTGCTCCCAGCAGCCCTGCCCCGCGACGGACTAAACAG GAGATTAAGCTGGCACAGAAGCGGGCACAGATATACTCGGCAGTGCCCGACATGTGGTCCAAATGCCTGCTGGGCCACTGCTATGGGCTGTGGTTCATCTACTTGCCCACCTTTGTGCGGGCAGAGAGTGCCAAGGTGCGTGCCTTGCAAACGGCATATGAGGTGCTCAAGCACATGGAGACCAGGAAGATGGTACTACCAGATGAGGTGTGTTACAGGATCCTGATGCAGCTGTGTGGGCAGTACGGGCAGCCTGTGCTCGCTGTTAGGGTACTTCTGGAGATGAAGAAAGCTGGGATCACACCCAACACCATTACCTATGCATACTACAACAAG GCAGTGCTGGAGAGCAAGtggccctccaccaatcagggtgGCCGTCTGCGCTGGGCCAAGTTGCGTAACGTTCTGATGGCCGTGGCGCAGTTCAGACAGCCAATCAAACAGCGGCAGAAGAGTGGTTCAGTAGGCACGCGGACAG ATACAATGGACAGTAACCAACGGTCCCGCCCACAATCTAACCTGATTCGTCAGTCCAGCTGGAGCGGCCTGAGTGAAAGCTCCAGCCACGAATCGCTGACGGGGTCTATGGTGAAGAGCAACAGCCTGAACAGCATGAGAGGCTCAACAGACA AGTCTAAGCTCTCAATGAAGGCGGTGCTCCGGAACGCAGGTGCCAATGGCTGCAGCGATCCCGCCTCCCGTAAGCCCCCCGTGGGGCCACGAGACACCTCCACCCCTTCTCCCTTTCCCCCTGGTGGTGTCCTGGTGCGCCGCGACCAGGTGTGCCTGTCCACCTTCTACAAAGACTGTGCCGAGACGGCCGTCTCTGAGCCCGACTGCAGCTGCCAGCCTGGGGACAGAGACGGCAG GCCACCTGGGCCGAGAGACACTGTGAGCCGCAAGGCCGTGGACGAGAACTACAATAATGTGTCGCCACCGAGTCGGGGAAGCCTGGCAGGGAAACTGCAGCAGCTGCTCACACCTACTCGCCATCGAGTCTCGGGGCGGCGGGCCGCCAGTGTAGGCGCCCGGCGCTCGGGGGGTGAAAACGGGCCGGTGCGCATGGTGTCGGAACAGAGGCCGTCCCGAAAAGCCCAGGTGGCTGAGAGCCTGCTGAAGGCTAAGGAGAGGCTCTACACTGCTACCTCTGAG AGTTCTCTGTCGGTGGGGAGTGATGTCGACCTCCCTGACACCACCAATTTGGCCTTTCCTCTCCGCAAGTCCTGGGACACCAACCAAGAGGGAGCTGGACTAGAGGTGTTGATGTCGAGCTGCTCCCTGTGTCGGAGCTGTAACTCCCTGGTCTATGACGAGGAGATAATGGCCGGGTGGACGTCTGACGACTCCAACCTCAACTCTAGCTGTCCCTTCTGCTCGACCACCTTCGTCCCCCTTCTCAACGCTGAGATCTGTGACCTAGGACCCGTCAGCAG CGCTCACCACAGCCTGGAACGTACCAACtggaacatggaggaggaggtggagagcgcAGCCAAGTCCCCTGGTGACCAAGAGGTCATCCTGGGTCACAACGGTGTGAGTGAGGACTCCAGCTCTGAGACCAGCAGTTATTCTGAGAGCAGCAGCGCTACCATG GGTTCATCGGTGGGCGGGTCGCCCCAGGTGACGGTGGCCTACCTGAGCCCATTGGTGCTGCGCAAGGAGCTTGAGAGCCTGCTGGAGAACGAGGGTGAGGCGGTGCTGGCACAGGGCCAGCTCCTGGACAGCCACTCCATCATCTTCTGGAACATGGTTTGGTACTTCCATCGCCTGGGCCTGCCCAGCAATCTGCTGCAGCTGGTTCGCTCCTCACCGCTGGCCAACCAACTAGCACAG aCTTCAGAGAACTCAGCAGTGAGGGTGAGGCTGCTGTGGGACACACTGACCCCTGACACAGACCACTGGCCCCCCCTCTACATCCTGTGGAGGATACATA GTGGCGTACCCATGCGGAACCACAGCTGGCGGAGGCACAACCACCCCTTCACCCTGGCCTTCCTGGAGGAAGTGCTGCGCTGGGTCGGCATGAACGAGGTACACAAGGGAATCACTCTCTTCCTGGAAACCATTGCCAAGCAACCAGGCACGCCCAAGATACAAAG gagtctgtacagagagatgctCTTCCTCACGCTGGCTGCCATGGGTAGAGATCACGTTG CTGCGTTTGATAAGAAATACAAGGCTGCGTACCAACGGCTGAGTGGCTCCTTGGGTCGCGAGGAGCTCCGCAGGAAGCGAGCCCAGCCACCTAGCCCCAAGGCTGTGGACTGCAGACGGAGCTTCCTGCTGCCCCTCGAGTGCTGA